The DNA region AGCAAGCAAGATGTTATGATTGATCAGCATCCATCAACATCtagagatatatattttaatgagttctttaaaaatataacaaaacaattttataatagattattattttaatttatcaatgacaaTTAAAATGGAAATGACTAAAAAGTCAAATTCTTTTAACATGATTTATGatttcgataaaaatttaaaagcagTTAAGTTAGAAAAaccagtgaaaaaaaatactttaaatacaaataatccATTTGTTGTGATTCTCAATATTGACATATggattttgataaaaattagatattataCATCAGCATTAATCAAGACATTATTGcctttgtttaatattttttttattgtcagttTTGGAGCTAGTTTATTGATGGTACAAGAATTAATACAATTGTCatctaaaaattatgaaagcATGATGAATCATGATGACAAAATAGACTCAACAATGTTGATGGCAATATCAGATTATTCATCGATTGAAAGAGACAACAAGCTAGATCgtgaattgatatttttaaaaagcaaaACATTGAGTCTTGAAGCTCTTGTCagaaaaatggtaaaaaataatgattaataatttgtttatcatattaaattaatgatttttttatgttgtagGATTCTCAGTTAAAGAcattttatgaaaatgaaaatttaaaaaaacaaatattaccTGATTTTGCATCTGAAACAGTTGGAGGTTCAATAATCAGTACACCAGATACTGAGCCATATCTTGATGAAAGCCAAACTCAAACAACATTATTTGGCATTGCCATTTGTAAGCCAAGTTATTTTACACCACGTAAAATTATCCAGgt from Aphidius gifuensis isolate YNYX2018 linkage group LG5, ASM1490517v1, whole genome shotgun sequence includes:
- the LOC122857977 gene encoding SUN domain-containing protein 1-like gives rise to the protein MTIKMEMTKKSNSFNMIYDFDKNLKAVKLEKPVKKNTLNTNNPFVVILNIDIWILIKIRYYTSALIKTLLPLFNIFFIVSFGASLLMVQELIQLSSKNYESMMNHDDKIDSTMLMAISDYSSIERDNKLDRELIFLKSKTLSLEALVRKMDSQLKTFYENENLKKQILPDFASETVGGSIISTPDTEPYLDESQTQTTLFGIAICKPSYFTPRKIIQPWREPGECWAFKGAKGNVEIELVHLVYLQSVTLEHISKSVSLTGTINSAPREFRILGKIDDKYVVLGVFSYDDEGTSSQNFPLKNQIAESTPIKIVMLQVLSNYGNPDYTCVYRLKVHGKIHKIFQL